A part of Macaca mulatta isolate MMU2019108-1 chromosome 12, T2T-MMU8v2.0, whole genome shotgun sequence genomic DNA contains:
- the COPS8 gene encoding COP9 signalosome complex subunit 8 isoform X1, which yields MPVAVMAESAFSFKKLLDQCENQELEAPGGIATPPVYGQLLALYLLHNDMNNARYLWKRIPPAIKSANSELGGIWSVGQRIWQRDFPGIYTTINAHQWSETVQPIMEALRDATRRRAFALVSQAYTSIIADDFAAFVGLPVEEAVKGILEQGWQADSTTRMVLPRKPVAGALDVSFNKFIPLSEPAPVPPIPNEQQLARLTDYVAFLEN from the exons ATGCCAGTGGCGGTGATGGCGGAAAGTGCCTTCAGTTTCAAAAAGTTGCTGGATCAGTGCGAGAACCAGGAGCTCGAG GCCCCTGGAGGAATTGCTACACCCCCAGTGTATGGTCAGCTTCTAGCTTTATATTTGCTCCATAATGACAT GAATAATGCAAGATATCTTTGGAAAAGAATACCACCTGCTATAAAATCT GCAAATTCTGAACTTGGGGGAATTTGGTCAGTAGGACAAAGAATCTGGCAGAGAGATTTCCCTGGGATCTATACAACCATCAACGCTCACCAGTGGTCTGAGACGGTCCAGCCAATTATGGAAGCACTTAGAG ATGCAACAAGGAGACGCGCCTTCGCCCTGGTCTCTCAAGCGTATACTTCAATCATCGCTGATGATTTTGCAGCCTTTGTTGGACTTCCTGTAGAAGAGGCTGTGAAAG GGATATTGGAACAAGGATGGCAAGCTGATTCCACCACAAGAATGGTTCTGCCCAGAAAGCCAG ttgcAGGGGCCCTGGATGTTTCCTTTAACAAGTTTATTCCCTTATCAG AGCCTGCTCCAGTTCCCCCAATACCCAATGAACAGCAGTTAGCCAGACTGACGGATTATGTAGCTTTCCTTGAAAACTGA
- the COPS8 gene encoding COP9 signalosome complex subunit 8 isoform X2 — protein sequence MNNARYLWKRIPPAIKSANSELGGIWSVGQRIWQRDFPGIYTTINAHQWSETVQPIMEALRDATRRRAFALVSQAYTSIIADDFAAFVGLPVEEAVKGILEQGWQADSTTRMVLPRKPVAGALDVSFNKFIPLSEPAPVPPIPNEQQLARLTDYVAFLEN from the exons AT GAATAATGCAAGATATCTTTGGAAAAGAATACCACCTGCTATAAAATCT GCAAATTCTGAACTTGGGGGAATTTGGTCAGTAGGACAAAGAATCTGGCAGAGAGATTTCCCTGGGATCTATACAACCATCAACGCTCACCAGTGGTCTGAGACGGTCCAGCCAATTATGGAAGCACTTAGAG ATGCAACAAGGAGACGCGCCTTCGCCCTGGTCTCTCAAGCGTATACTTCAATCATCGCTGATGATTTTGCAGCCTTTGTTGGACTTCCTGTAGAAGAGGCTGTGAAAG GGATATTGGAACAAGGATGGCAAGCTGATTCCACCACAAGAATGGTTCTGCCCAGAAAGCCAG ttgcAGGGGCCCTGGATGTTTCCTTTAACAAGTTTATTCCCTTATCAG AGCCTGCTCCAGTTCCCCCAATACCCAATGAACAGCAGTTAGCCAGACTGACGGATTATGTAGCTTTCCTTGAAAACTGA